A window of Fodinibius salinus contains these coding sequences:
- a CDS encoding HU family DNA-binding protein → MNTADLVKKLANNWDITQRQARKYLDIIIQTFSDTLAAGNSFTLPGVGTFETTTRDERESYNPHYEQKMKLPPKRVVHFSPSAGLKEDVKQIEQDNE, encoded by the coding sequence ATGAATACCGCGGATCTGGTTAAAAAACTTGCCAATAACTGGGATATTACCCAACGACAAGCCCGAAAATATTTGGATATTATCATTCAAACTTTTAGCGATACGTTGGCAGCCGGAAATTCATTTACATTGCCCGGCGTGGGGACTTTTGAAACTACCACGCGCGATGAGCGTGAATCATATAATCCACACTATGAACAAAAGATGAAGCTGCCGCCCAAACGCGTAGTTCATTTTTCACCCAGTGCAGGATTAAAAGAAGATGTTAAACAAATAGAACAAGACAATGAGTGA
- a CDS encoding HU family DNA-binding protein — translation MSEKVTFQELIESIAEETDNTEQFTHDFLKDFAEVINGGLQQNDTVNIAGFGKFKLRKMEEREGYNPQTEEKITIPPHNKVVFKPYKDLRELVNAPYAHLEPELIKEEDSSVKEEEDTSSPTTSETDEGPAENIESDQDTTTEEENEITPQVTAEESAPQDTASADDTTTDQSDDTEKSKVSNEKTEQEQDPFDFDNDDAEAPNSLLQEIADEDDNEDHESTEDLTDDSSVDDDDIVEFQESPAQEESKDEKEDENVEEFDEDDEKDDAPAWLDAMVGPEASGKIQHSDEEDDQKSKKQGQEPQHTDSKEDKESDETYMPGNESSEDKKEGEQIEEKPKTANPNMDRNMRNRNSGSSLGIWIAAAVILLMLAGGVLYFSLMSDTNQRRSNTQKVASTSTVQKNDASQRQEQSADQQKETRSENKQQSTSQKQPQKSAQQPTAEKSSGNKSSADKTATKNKKVSHSIKKGQTLWSIAEDKYGNPRLWPWIYGKNDTLTNPHVIQTGRLLTVPLPSGNQNRLSQSDSVGVAKGFLSTYQWYRNNEPSKAKNHLWVAMQYHENIRDLATTKIDQADLSYANRFR, via the coding sequence ATGAGTGAGAAAGTAACGTTTCAGGAACTCATTGAGTCAATTGCCGAAGAGACAGATAATACCGAGCAATTCACTCACGATTTCCTCAAAGATTTTGCGGAAGTTATTAACGGTGGGCTACAGCAAAATGATACCGTCAATATTGCCGGCTTTGGTAAATTTAAGCTGCGCAAGATGGAGGAGCGCGAGGGTTATAATCCTCAAACAGAAGAAAAAATTACCATTCCCCCTCATAATAAAGTGGTTTTTAAGCCCTATAAAGATCTTCGCGAATTGGTAAATGCACCTTATGCCCACTTGGAACCGGAACTTATCAAAGAAGAGGACTCTTCTGTCAAGGAAGAGGAAGACACTTCTTCACCCACGACTTCGGAGACTGACGAAGGCCCAGCAGAAAATATTGAGAGTGATCAAGATACAACAACGGAAGAAGAAAATGAGATAACGCCGCAAGTAACAGCCGAAGAATCAGCACCGCAAGATACTGCATCAGCTGATGATACCACTACTGATCAATCGGATGACACAGAAAAAAGCAAGGTCTCAAACGAGAAGACAGAACAGGAACAAGATCCATTTGACTTTGATAATGATGATGCGGAAGCGCCAAATTCTTTACTCCAGGAAATTGCTGATGAAGATGATAATGAGGACCATGAAAGTACTGAAGATCTCACCGATGACTCTTCTGTAGATGACGATGATATTGTAGAATTTCAGGAAAGTCCTGCCCAAGAGGAAAGTAAAGATGAGAAAGAGGATGAAAACGTTGAAGAATTTGACGAAGATGATGAAAAAGATGATGCTCCTGCTTGGCTAGATGCTATGGTGGGACCAGAAGCATCAGGGAAGATCCAACATTCTGATGAGGAAGACGATCAGAAGTCTAAAAAACAGGGTCAAGAACCTCAACATACTGATTCTAAAGAAGATAAAGAATCTGATGAGACCTATATGCCCGGGAATGAATCTTCTGAGGATAAAAAAGAAGGTGAGCAAATAGAGGAGAAACCAAAAACTGCTAACCCAAACATGGATCGAAATATGCGCAATCGTAACTCCGGGTCCTCTCTCGGTATTTGGATTGCAGCAGCGGTTATTCTGCTGATGCTGGCAGGCGGGGTTCTCTACTTTAGCTTGATGTCCGACACAAACCAACGTAGATCAAACACTCAGAAAGTTGCGTCCACCTCTACCGTACAAAAGAATGACGCTAGTCAACGGCAAGAACAGTCAGCTGACCAACAAAAAGAAACCAGATCAGAAAATAAGCAGCAGTCCACATCACAGAAACAACCCCAAAAATCAGCACAGCAACCTACTGCCGAAAAATCCTCTGGGAATAAATCTTCTGCAGATAAGACTGCTACAAAGAATAAAAAAGTAAGTCACTCGATTAAAAAAGGACAAACCTTGTGGAGTATTGCCGAAGATAAGTATGGCAATCCGCGGCTTTGGCCCTGGATTTACGGCAAGAATGATACACTAACTAATCCACACGTAATCCAAACCGGGCGATTGTTGACCGTACCTCTGCCCTCTGGTAATCAAAATAGGTTGAGCCAGTCAGATTCTGTGGGTGTAGCAAAAGGATTCCTTTCAACTTATCAATGGTACAGAAATAACGAGCCATCGAAAGCTAAGAACCACCTTTGGGTGGCAATGCAGTACCATGAGAATATTCGGGATTTAGCAACAACTAAAATAGACCAAGCCGATCTTTCTTACGCCAATAGATTCCGTTAA
- a CDS encoding Dabb family protein, which translates to MIRHVVMWKLKDEAEGASKEKNAEKMKLILEGLKTNIDEIKNVEVGINISEDDDEAGSPHDVVLISDFETELDYSMYTRNEHHKKAVKFINSVIEERHFVDYNVDM; encoded by the coding sequence ATGATTCGCCATGTAGTAATGTGGAAACTCAAAGATGAAGCCGAAGGAGCCTCAAAAGAAAAAAATGCGGAGAAGATGAAGCTGATTTTGGAGGGGCTTAAAACCAATATCGACGAAATTAAAAATGTGGAAGTCGGTATTAACATTTCCGAAGATGATGATGAAGCGGGTTCTCCACACGATGTAGTCCTTATTTCTGACTTCGAGACAGAATTAGACTATTCAATGTACACGCGTAATGAGCACCACAAAAAAGCAGTGAAATTTATTAACTCTGTTATTGAAGAACGTCATTTTGTAGATTACAATGTTGACATGTAG
- a CDS encoding CocE/NonD family hydrolase: protein MKNKSSIIRYSTLILFIICIALPLYGQSQQFSKSDYIKSEYDIEMRDGIKLHTVIYRPDSAKQKLPFLMKRTPYSCRPYGEETMPRSIHSNPQLVKDGYIFVCQDVRGRWMSEGQYSTLTPNVPGPGGTDESSDTYDTIEWLLDNISNHNGKVGQYGISYPGFYTAAALPNAHPALVASSPQAPISDFFFDDFHHHGAYLMSYWYATNVFGYQHEQPTSNPWYNLPDISSNDAYWFYLNKLEPLSKASKYYKKDNFFWQEIINNPNYNNFWQSRNILPHLRNIDHSVLVVGGWFDAEDLYGPLNVYKTIENKNDGEAQNTIVMGPWSHGDWAGSDGPQIVGDIFFGNNLSGWFKKNVEAPFFRSKLKGKGSADLPEAYMFDTGLKKWDQFEQWPPQNASQQSWYVHGDGSLNLQKPSKNSTEYTEYVSDLSHPVPHIETPKMRFTPRPFMTSDQRFAARRPDVATFETEVLKENVTISGEILSKLYVSTSGTASDWIVKLIDVYPPSVKEGKHTPKNVELDNYHQMVRSEVIRGRFRDSYENPKPFEPDKITSVDLPLQDIHHTFKKGHKIQIQIQSTFFPYIDLNPQKYVKNIFKADSSDFQNATQRIYHTSEHPTSILMDVQKK from the coding sequence ATGAAGAATAAGAGTAGTATTATCCGTTATTCTACGCTCATACTTTTCATTATTTGTATTGCTCTCCCCTTGTATGGGCAATCCCAACAATTTTCTAAATCTGATTACATCAAATCAGAATACGATATTGAAATGCGCGACGGTATAAAACTGCATACTGTTATCTACCGACCCGACAGTGCTAAACAAAAACTGCCCTTTTTGATGAAGCGCACGCCCTACAGTTGCCGCCCGTATGGTGAGGAGACGATGCCACGAAGCATTCACAGCAACCCTCAATTAGTAAAAGACGGCTATATCTTTGTCTGCCAAGATGTTCGGGGGCGCTGGATGTCCGAAGGACAGTACTCTACGCTCACGCCCAACGTGCCCGGTCCGGGAGGTACCGACGAAAGTTCCGATACCTATGATACCATTGAATGGCTGCTCGACAACATATCCAACCACAATGGCAAAGTGGGTCAGTACGGTATTTCATATCCGGGATTTTACACCGCAGCAGCCTTGCCCAATGCTCACCCCGCTTTGGTAGCTTCATCACCGCAGGCTCCTATTTCAGATTTCTTCTTTGATGATTTTCATCACCACGGTGCTTATTTGATGAGCTACTGGTATGCTACTAATGTATTTGGATATCAACATGAACAGCCTACCTCGAACCCCTGGTACAATCTACCGGATATTTCTTCGAATGATGCCTACTGGTTTTATTTAAATAAGCTGGAACCTCTCAGCAAAGCTTCAAAATATTATAAGAAGGATAATTTCTTCTGGCAGGAAATCATTAATAATCCGAACTACAACAACTTTTGGCAGAGCCGCAATATCCTGCCACACCTGCGTAATATCGACCATTCGGTATTAGTTGTAGGCGGATGGTTTGATGCTGAAGATCTGTACGGTCCGCTCAATGTGTATAAAACCATTGAAAATAAAAATGATGGAGAAGCCCAAAACACTATCGTTATGGGACCCTGGAGCCACGGCGACTGGGCAGGGTCGGACGGCCCGCAAATAGTCGGTGATATTTTCTTTGGCAATAACCTTTCAGGCTGGTTTAAGAAAAATGTAGAAGCTCCCTTTTTCCGATCTAAACTCAAAGGAAAAGGCAGTGCCGATCTGCCCGAAGCTTATATGTTTGACACAGGACTTAAAAAATGGGATCAATTTGAGCAATGGCCGCCCCAAAATGCTAGCCAACAAAGCTGGTATGTACATGGAGATGGATCTCTTAACCTGCAGAAACCTTCTAAAAACAGTACCGAATATACTGAGTATGTCAGTGACCTTTCTCATCCCGTGCCTCATATAGAAACCCCTAAAATGCGCTTTACCCCGCGCCCTTTTATGACCAGTGACCAACGCTTTGCCGCACGGCGGCCCGATGTTGCCACTTTTGAAACTGAAGTGCTAAAAGAAAATGTTACGATTTCCGGTGAGATCCTCTCTAAGCTCTATGTCTCAACATCCGGTACAGCATCCGATTGGATTGTAAAACTGATTGATGTCTATCCGCCTTCGGTTAAAGAAGGTAAACATACCCCTAAAAATGTTGAGCTGGATAATTATCATCAGATGGTACGCAGTGAAGTTATAAGGGGTCGTTTTCGCGATAGCTATGAGAATCCAAAACCTTTTGAACCCGACAAAATTACCTCTGTAGATCTGCCGCTACAAGATATTCACCACACTTTTAAGAAAGGACATAAAATTCAAATTCAGATTCAAAGTACCTTCTTCCCCTATATCGATCTGAATCCCCAAAAATATGTAAAGAATATTTTTAAGGCCGACAGCAGTGACTTCCAAAATGCTACACAGCGGATTTACCATACATCCGAGCATCCTACGTCAATCCTAATGGATGTGCAAAAAAAATAA
- a CDS encoding aconitate hydratase, with translation MSQSLNVTQKLIKDHLVDGEMVPGEEIGLKIDQTLTQDATGTMVMLELEAMELDEAQTEMSCQYVDHNLIQTDFKNPDDHVFLKSAAERFGMWFSRPGNGVSHPIETERFAIPGKTLAGSDSHTPASGCMGMLAIGSGGLDVAFAIAGEPLYIKMPKVLGVEIKGDLPDWVSAKDVVLEMLRRYDVDGATGYVIEYFGEGLKNLSTMDRHVIANMGTEMGATSTVFPADGEIHRFMESQERGNEFVELKADEGAEYDKYEELVLDDVEPMIALPSSPGNVVPVREVEGEDIYQSYIGSSANPGYRDFWISSEIVKDKTVKDNVSFDINPTSRQIIENMVKNNVMFNLVQSGARIHQAGCNGCIGMGQAPASGQNSLRTVPRNFPDRSGTPEDSVFLVSPETAAASALTGKITDPRDLEDLYNMRYPKFEHPKEIHINTEMLTEPKPKEERGEIKKGPNISTMPNFDELKDFDVPVLLKMGDDISTDEILRAGAEVLPYRSNIPEISKFTLDVVDENFHDRAMEAKDEHGGHVVIAGENYAQGSSREHAAIAPRYLGMKAVIAKSYARIGWQNLINFGIPPLEFENDADYEDIDQGDILEVNDIRGAIENGNEVVIHNKTKDKKYTVKHTFSDRQKEAVLHGGVINRFKARKNGS, from the coding sequence ATGAGTCAGTCACTAAATGTCACGCAAAAGTTAATTAAAGACCACCTGGTGGATGGAGAAATGGTACCGGGTGAAGAAATTGGCCTAAAAATTGATCAGACTTTAACGCAGGACGCTACCGGTACGATGGTAATGTTAGAGCTTGAAGCCATGGAGCTGGATGAGGCGCAGACCGAAATGTCGTGTCAGTATGTTGATCACAACCTGATCCAGACCGATTTTAAAAATCCGGATGATCACGTATTTCTGAAATCTGCCGCTGAACGATTTGGCATGTGGTTTAGCCGACCCGGTAATGGAGTAAGTCACCCAATTGAGACCGAACGGTTTGCTATTCCGGGTAAAACACTGGCGGGATCCGACAGTCACACACCTGCCTCCGGTTGTATGGGTATGCTAGCAATCGGTTCCGGTGGATTGGACGTAGCTTTTGCTATTGCCGGTGAGCCGCTATATATAAAAATGCCTAAAGTACTAGGCGTTGAAATAAAAGGCGACCTGCCCGACTGGGTGAGCGCTAAAGATGTAGTGCTTGAAATGCTGCGCCGCTACGATGTTGATGGTGCTACCGGATATGTTATTGAGTATTTTGGTGAAGGATTGAAAAATCTTTCCACCATGGACCGCCACGTAATTGCCAACATGGGAACAGAAATGGGGGCAACAAGTACGGTTTTCCCTGCTGATGGCGAAATTCACCGGTTTATGGAATCACAAGAACGCGGTAATGAGTTTGTAGAGCTTAAAGCCGATGAAGGTGCTGAATATGACAAGTACGAGGAGCTTGTGCTTGATGATGTTGAACCGATGATTGCACTGCCAAGCAGTCCCGGAAATGTAGTTCCGGTCCGTGAGGTTGAAGGGGAAGACATTTACCAATCGTATATTGGTTCATCCGCTAACCCGGGCTACCGCGATTTCTGGATCTCTTCCGAAATTGTGAAGGACAAGACAGTAAAGGACAACGTTTCTTTTGATATTAATCCCACATCGCGTCAGATCATTGAGAACATGGTCAAAAATAACGTGATGTTTAACCTGGTACAGTCCGGTGCTCGTATTCACCAGGCCGGTTGTAATGGTTGTATCGGAATGGGACAAGCGCCGGCATCAGGACAGAATAGTCTCCGTACGGTGCCTCGTAACTTCCCTGATCGGTCGGGAACGCCCGAAGACTCAGTATTCTTGGTTAGTCCTGAAACAGCAGCAGCTTCAGCGCTGACGGGTAAAATTACTGATCCGCGGGATCTTGAGGATCTTTACAATATGAGATATCCCAAGTTTGAGCATCCGAAAGAAATTCATATCAATACCGAGATGCTGACCGAGCCAAAGCCCAAAGAAGAACGTGGTGAAATCAAGAAAGGGCCCAATATTTCTACCATGCCTAATTTTGATGAGCTGAAAGATTTTGATGTTCCTGTTCTGTTGAAGATGGGTGATGATATTTCAACGGATGAGATTCTGCGTGCTGGAGCTGAAGTACTTCCGTACCGCAGCAATATCCCTGAAATTAGCAAGTTTACGCTTGATGTTGTGGATGAGAACTTCCACGACCGTGCCATGGAAGCTAAAGATGAGCATGGTGGCCACGTAGTTATTGCTGGTGAAAACTATGCACAGGGCTCAAGTCGTGAACACGCGGCCATTGCTCCCCGATATCTTGGCATGAAGGCTGTCATTGCTAAAAGTTATGCTCGTATTGGCTGGCAAAATCTGATCAACTTCGGAATCCCGCCATTAGAGTTTGAGAATGATGCGGATTACGAAGATATTGATCAAGGAGATATCCTTGAAGTAAATGACATCCGAGGGGCTATCGAGAATGGCAACGAGGTTGTTATTCACAACAAAACGAAGGATAAGAAATACACGGTCAAGCACACTTTCAGTGATCGGCAAAAGGAAGCTGTATTACACGGTGGTGTGATTAATCGTTTTAAAGCTAGAAAGAACGGTAGTTAA